In Thermoplasmata archaeon, the following are encoded in one genomic region:
- a CDS encoding antibiotic biosynthesis monooxygenase, whose translation MFCAMAFGAAKPGQSEALVAAALDHAAALRRQPGCVAAYVLEERGTGTQVSVSIFQSEADLARALEATRPVIAKHRLDELTTGPHSFRLFDVRGNPDGGPVHPPSHS comes from the coding sequence ATGTTCTGCGCCATGGCGTTCGGAGCGGCCAAGCCCGGACAATCGGAGGCACTCGTCGCCGCCGCACTGGATCACGCCGCCGCGCTCCGCCGGCAGCCCGGATGCGTGGCGGCCTACGTACTCGAGGAACGGGGCACCGGCACCCAGGTCTCGGTGTCGATCTTCCAGAGCGAGGCCGATCTTGCCCGGGCCCTGGAGGCGACGCGGCCGGTGATCGCGAAGCACCGGCTGGACGAGCTCACCACGGGCCCCCACTCGTTCCGCCTGTTCGACGTGCGCGGCAATCCCGATGGCGGTCCCGTCCATCCACCATCGCATTCCTGA
- a CDS encoding tetratricopeptide repeat protein produces the protein MPTSRRQLAAVMLTDVVGYSSLTQRDEALALSLLREHDRLLRPIVRSHDGRTVKGLGDGFLVEFASALDAVRCAIGIQRALARRNARAGDEPIEVRIGVHLGDVVRRGGDVFGDAVNLVARIEPLSDPGGVVVSQQVYDQVRNKLTAPFEPLGAPPLKHIAVPVALYRIGLPSARPLAPASETARPRVAVLPLANLSGAASVEYFADGITEELIQVLSRIGGLRVIARTSVMRFKRSERSPAEIARELGASAVVEGGLRTSARRVRVTARLIDARSAETLWSETYDREIGDVFEVQTHIAERIAAALEVEILRSERGAIERPITTDPEAHARFLQARFLLNRRTEESLRGAIAAFRGALQRDPRLARAHAGIADAYSTLAWLEFEQPRAAFPRARAAARRALALDPSLAEAHASLGFVHFLYDRSWIDAESEFRRAIALNPQSPTAHQFYSDYLKAMGRMDEARAEIRRALELDPLSLAINTALGHVLYLAREYDAAIEQYRRALALDPSFVQAHLWFGRPFLEKGLFDAAIAEVRTAAQLSGGSTMSLAVLAHALASAGRRAEARRILDRLRQRGRARYVPSYWIALIWVGLGDRSRAFEWLARAEQERSAWLAWVGVEPRFASLREDPRFSRLLRRLRLA, from the coding sequence GTGCCGACCTCCCGCCGCCAGCTGGCCGCGGTGATGCTCACCGACGTCGTAGGCTATTCCTCACTGACGCAACGGGACGAGGCGCTCGCGCTCTCGCTCCTGCGCGAGCACGACCGTCTCCTTCGCCCGATCGTCCGGTCGCACGACGGTCGGACCGTGAAGGGGCTCGGCGATGGGTTCCTGGTCGAGTTCGCGAGCGCCCTCGATGCGGTGCGCTGCGCCATCGGCATCCAGCGCGCGCTCGCCCGCCGCAACGCGAGGGCAGGAGACGAGCCGATCGAGGTACGCATCGGGGTGCACCTCGGGGACGTCGTGCGCCGGGGCGGGGACGTGTTCGGCGACGCGGTCAACCTCGTCGCCCGCATCGAGCCTCTCTCCGATCCCGGCGGTGTCGTCGTCTCGCAGCAGGTCTACGACCAGGTCCGCAACAAGCTGACGGCGCCGTTCGAGCCCCTCGGCGCGCCCCCGCTCAAGCACATCGCCGTCCCGGTCGCGCTCTACCGGATCGGGCTGCCCTCCGCGCGCCCGCTCGCGCCGGCGAGCGAGACCGCACGGCCCCGCGTTGCCGTGCTGCCGCTCGCGAACCTCAGCGGCGCGGCATCGGTCGAGTACTTCGCCGACGGGATCACCGAGGAGCTGATCCAGGTGCTCTCGCGGATCGGCGGGCTCCGCGTCATCGCCCGCACCTCGGTGATGCGGTTCAAGCGCTCGGAGCGCTCGCCCGCGGAGATCGCCCGCGAGCTGGGAGCGTCGGCCGTCGTGGAGGGCGGGCTGAGAACCTCGGCCCGCCGCGTGCGCGTGACCGCCCGCTTGATCGACGCGAGGAGCGCGGAGACGCTCTGGTCCGAGACCTACGACCGGGAGATCGGCGACGTCTTCGAGGTCCAGACCCACATCGCCGAGCGGATCGCCGCCGCCCTCGAGGTCGAGATCCTGCGCTCGGAACGGGGCGCGATCGAGCGGCCGATCACGACCGACCCCGAGGCGCACGCCCGCTTCCTGCAGGCCCGCTTTCTACTGAACCGTCGCACGGAGGAGTCGCTGCGGGGCGCCATCGCGGCGTTCCGCGGGGCGCTCCAGCGGGACCCCCGGCTCGCCCGGGCCCACGCGGGCATCGCCGACGCCTACAGCACGCTCGCCTGGCTCGAGTTCGAACAGCCCCGGGCCGCATTCCCGCGCGCCCGGGCCGCCGCCCGCCGGGCGCTCGCGCTCGACCCGTCGCTCGCCGAGGCCCACGCCTCGCTCGGCTTCGTCCACTTCCTCTACGATCGCTCCTGGATCGATGCCGAGAGCGAGTTCCGGCGCGCGATCGCGCTGAACCCCCAGTCGCCGACGGCCCACCAGTTCTACTCCGACTACCTGAAGGCGATGGGGCGGATGGACGAGGCGCGCGCGGAGATCCGTCGCGCCCTCGAGCTCGATCCGCTCTCCCTCGCCATCAACACCGCCCTCGGCCACGTCCTCTATCTGGCGCGAGAGTACGACGCCGCGATCGAGCAATACCGCCGGGCGCTCGCGCTCGATCCGAGCTTCGTCCAGGCGCACCTTTGGTTCGGTCGTCCGTTCCTGGAGAAGGGGCTCTTCGATGCGGCGATCGCGGAGGTCCGCACGGCGGCCCAGCTCTCGGGCGGCAGCACGATGAGCCTCGCCGTCCTCGCCCACGCGCTCGCCTCCGCCGGCCGGCGCGCCGAGGCCCGCCGGATCCTGGATCGGCTCCGCCAGCGAGGTCGTGCCCGGTACGTCCCCTCCTACTGGATCGCGCTGATCTGGGTCGGGCTCGGGGACCGGAGCCGTGCGTTCGAGTGGCTCGCGCGGGCGGAGCAGGAGCGCTCGGCCTGGCTCGCCTGGGTCGGTGTCGAACCGAGGTTCGCCTCGCTGCGCGAGGACCCGAGGTTCTCTCGACTCCTGCGCCGGCTCCGCCTTGCCTGA
- a CDS encoding SRPBCC domain-containing protein, whose amino-acid sequence MASAMGKVPAVEQQYYYRAAPARVFRALTRRAELEKWFAGTAEVDGREGGVYRLRWSATAAMNGRVREFVVGRRLSVDWRDRVAGRAYNTRVTFELRRKGKGTVLRVRHSGLKSGKRWVRFYGEVQAGWAFFLLNLRSVLEHGTDLRDPSDVG is encoded by the coding sequence ATGGCGTCGGCGATGGGCAAGGTCCCGGCCGTCGAGCAGCAGTACTACTACCGCGCCGCGCCCGCGCGGGTGTTCCGCGCGCTCACGCGGCGGGCCGAGCTCGAGAAGTGGTTCGCCGGCACGGCGGAGGTCGACGGGCGCGAGGGTGGCGTCTACCGGCTGCGCTGGTCCGCGACCGCGGCGATGAACGGGCGCGTCCGCGAGTTCGTCGTCGGACGCCGCCTATCGGTCGACTGGCGCGATCGCGTCGCGGGCCGGGCGTACAACACCCGGGTGACCTTCGAGTTGCGCCGCAAGGGCAAGGGGACCGTGTTGCGGGTGCGACACTCCGGGCTCAAGAGCGGCAAACGCTGGGTCCGCTTCTACGGCGAGGTCCAGGCGGGCTGGGCGTTCTTCCTGCTGAACCTCCGATCGGTGCTCGAGCACGGCACGGACCTGCGCGACCCGTCCGACGTGGGCTAG
- a CDS encoding DUF2252 domain-containing protein has protein sequence MTVPAHADLDPPRPGRTRAQRYRAGKALRQKAPRSGQGRWAPASDRPDVLDLLALADRGRIRRLVPIRYGRMSLSPGAFLRGAANVMAFDLASTSTTGLKVQLAGDAHLSNFGVFATPERDRVFDVNDFDETLPGPWEWDLKRLATSLVVASRLNRFSPGNGRRAALRAMRTYRRAMHRYTAATYLDGWYSRIDLSTLGEEVAAEGRRVARKAIRRARRRTGLYAFPRIVERVRGDYRIRDDPPLISHQPGEYDARSIAAVLRAYRETLTVDRRLLLDRYTVADVAQKVVGVGSVGTSCWVVLLLGDADVGDPLFLQLKEATRSALEPYLGASPYANHAERVVVGQHLIQEASDIFLGWGRGRSRDFYLRQLRDMKFSSEVATFGPKAMAGQAELCGAALARSHARTGDAAAISGYLGEGDGFDRAIAAFAERYADQTERDHRTLRRAIRAGRIAAEVDV, from the coding sequence ATGACGGTCCCCGCCCACGCCGATCTGGACCCGCCTCGCCCGGGGCGGACGCGCGCCCAGCGCTATCGCGCGGGCAAGGCGCTGCGCCAGAAGGCGCCCCGATCCGGGCAGGGGCGATGGGCGCCGGCGTCCGACCGACCGGACGTCCTCGACCTGCTCGCGCTCGCGGACCGAGGTCGGATCCGCCGCCTGGTCCCGATCCGCTACGGGCGCATGTCGCTGTCGCCCGGCGCCTTCCTGCGCGGGGCCGCGAACGTGATGGCGTTCGACCTCGCCTCCACGTCGACGACCGGCCTCAAGGTCCAGCTCGCCGGGGACGCGCACCTGAGCAACTTCGGCGTCTTCGCCACCCCCGAGCGCGACCGGGTCTTCGATGTCAACGACTTCGACGAGACCCTGCCCGGGCCATGGGAGTGGGACCTCAAGCGCCTCGCGACGAGCCTCGTCGTCGCCTCGCGACTCAACCGATTCTCACCGGGCAACGGGCGGCGCGCGGCGCTGCGGGCGATGCGGACCTACCGACGGGCCATGCACCGGTACACCGCGGCGACGTACCTCGACGGGTGGTACAGCCGCATCGACCTCTCGACGCTCGGCGAGGAGGTCGCCGCCGAGGGGCGGCGGGTCGCCCGCAAGGCGATCCGCCGTGCCCGCCGGCGCACGGGGCTCTACGCCTTCCCGCGGATCGTCGAACGGGTGCGCGGCGACTACCGGATCCGAGACGACCCGCCGTTGATCTCTCACCAGCCGGGCGAGTACGATGCCCGGAGCATCGCGGCGGTCCTGCGGGCCTACCGGGAGACGCTCACGGTCGACCGACGTCTGCTGCTCGACCGGTACACGGTCGCCGACGTCGCGCAGAAAGTGGTCGGGGTCGGGAGCGTCGGCACGTCGTGCTGGGTCGTGCTCCTGCTCGGGGACGCCGATGTGGGGGACCCGCTGTTCCTCCAGCTGAAGGAGGCGACGCGCTCCGCGCTCGAGCCGTACCTCGGGGCGAGCCCGTATGCGAACCACGCCGAGCGCGTCGTCGTCGGCCAGCACCTGATCCAGGAAGCGAGCGACATCTTCCTGGGGTGGGGGCGCGGGCGATCGCGCGACTTCTACCTGCGGCAGCTCCGCGATATGAAGTTCTCGAGCGAGGTGGCGACCTTCGGGCCGAAGGCGATGGCCGGCCAGGCCGAGCTGTGCGGCGCGGCCCTCGCGCGCTCCCACGCCCGCACCGGCGATGCGGCCGCGATCAGCGGCTACCTCGGCGAGGGCGACGGGTTCGATCGGGCGATCGCGGCGTTCGCCGAGCGCTACGCCGACCAGACCGAGCGCGACCACCGGACCTTGCGACGGGCCATCCGGGCCGGGCGGATCGCCGCCGAGGTCGACGTCTAG
- the poxB gene encoding ubiquinone-dependent pyruvate dehydrogenase — protein sequence MGTVAEELVDALGRAGVRRVYGIVGDSLNSVVDAVRRSASIEWVSVRHEEVAAFAAGAEAQVTGGLAACAGSCGPGNLHLINGLFDSHRSYAAVVAIAAQIPSAELGTSFFQETHPERLFRECSHYCELVAGPEQMPRVADIAIETALQKRGVSVIVLPGDVALEACAGPSAPSSLTAVRPQIRPSDEELDRLASLLNAAERVTMFCGAGCAGAHAEVLALADALRAPIVHTLRGKQHVEWDNPFDVGMTGLLGLRAGYQAIEECDALLLLGTDFPYDAFYPKGAKIAQIDVRPENLGRRTRLDIGLVGDVRATLPALLPRLHRHADETHLSSARRRAEAARSQVGDHVAHLGSPGAIHPQFVASQVSALAAPTALFTVDTGMTTVWAARYLKMAPGRGLIGSFSHGSMANALPQAIGAQAADRTRQVVSLSGDGGLGMLLGDLLSLVEHELPVKVVVFNNSTLGMVKLEMQVAGIPNFGTDFKPVRFDRIAEAAGIRSFRVERSEEVAGALTGAFAHPGPALVDVVTTPYQLALPPDTGVRQAWGVGLFALREVALGHARDVIDEVLANL from the coding sequence GTGGGGACGGTCGCCGAAGAGCTGGTCGATGCTCTCGGTCGCGCCGGGGTCCGGCGCGTCTACGGGATCGTCGGGGACTCGCTCAACAGCGTCGTCGACGCCGTGCGTCGGTCGGCGTCGATCGAGTGGGTCTCGGTCCGGCACGAGGAGGTCGCCGCGTTCGCGGCCGGGGCGGAGGCCCAGGTGACCGGCGGACTCGCGGCGTGCGCGGGCAGTTGCGGGCCGGGCAACCTCCACCTCATCAACGGCCTGTTCGACAGTCACCGCAGCTACGCCGCCGTCGTCGCGATCGCCGCGCAGATCCCGTCGGCGGAACTCGGGACGTCCTTCTTCCAGGAGACTCATCCCGAGCGCCTGTTCCGCGAGTGCAGCCACTACTGCGAGCTGGTCGCGGGCCCCGAGCAGATGCCCCGCGTGGCCGACATCGCGATCGAGACCGCCCTGCAGAAGCGCGGCGTTTCGGTGATCGTGCTGCCGGGGGACGTCGCGCTCGAGGCGTGCGCGGGGCCAAGCGCGCCGTCCTCGCTGACCGCGGTCCGTCCCCAGATCCGGCCCAGCGACGAGGAGCTGGACCGGCTGGCGTCGCTTCTCAATGCGGCCGAGCGCGTCACGATGTTCTGCGGGGCGGGCTGCGCGGGGGCGCACGCCGAGGTGCTCGCGCTCGCGGACGCGCTGCGCGCGCCGATCGTGCACACGCTGCGCGGCAAGCAGCACGTCGAGTGGGACAACCCGTTCGACGTCGGCATGACCGGCCTGCTCGGCCTGCGCGCCGGCTATCAGGCGATCGAGGAGTGCGACGCGCTGCTGCTGCTGGGCACCGACTTCCCGTACGACGCCTTCTATCCGAAGGGGGCGAAGATCGCGCAGATCGACGTCCGCCCGGAGAACCTGGGACGGCGCACGCGACTGGACATCGGCCTCGTCGGCGACGTCCGGGCGACCCTGCCCGCGCTGCTGCCGCGCCTCCACCGCCATGCGGACGAGACCCATCTCTCCAGCGCGCGGCGTCGGGCGGAGGCGGCGCGCAGCCAGGTCGGCGATCACGTCGCGCACCTCGGATCGCCCGGGGCGATCCATCCCCAGTTCGTCGCGAGCCAGGTCAGCGCGCTGGCCGCTCCCACGGCGCTGTTCACCGTCGATACCGGCATGACGACGGTCTGGGCCGCCCGCTACCTGAAGATGGCGCCGGGCCGGGGCCTCATCGGTTCGTTCAGCCACGGCTCGATGGCGAACGCGCTCCCGCAGGCGATCGGCGCGCAGGCCGCCGATCGGACCCGCCAGGTCGTCTCGCTCTCGGGCGACGGCGGACTCGGCATGCTCCTCGGGGACCTCCTCTCGCTGGTCGAGCACGAGCTGCCCGTCAAGGTCGTCGTCTTCAACAACAGCACCCTCGGGATGGTCAAGCTCGAGATGCAGGTCGCCGGCATACCCAACTTCGGCACGGACTTCAAGCCGGTGCGCTTCGACCGGATCGCGGAGGCCGCCGGGATCCGGTCGTTCCGCGTCGAGCGCTCGGAAGAGGTCGCGGGCGCGCTGACCGGAGCCTTCGCCCACCCGGGCCCCGCGCTGGTGGACGTCGTCACGACGCCCTATCAGCTCGCCCTGCCGCCCGATACGGGCGTGCGTCAGGCCTGGGGGGTCGGGCTGTTCGCGCTGCGGGAGGTCGCCCTCGGCCACGCGCGCGACGTCATCGACGAGGTCCTCGCCAACCTGTAG
- a CDS encoding glycosyltransferase, translated as MVEPIWWVLLLIGFLPIAYLFTNAAFSRRRAPRQGRIRASPAQITILVPVHAEPASTFAACLDSLAAQGSPVVVVGDGVDEPYRSLARERGAEFVAGAASGKKAALARGLARVTTPFVLFVDADSQLPPGAAVRLAGYFTAGVGGVGANLFVRDTGGAVASAAEFVERAREVVLRAMSSRGSVPYLDGACVMHRTELIRDYLSSAEFQELRVLGRRTRLGDDWQLTDFLLRRGYRTVKAYDVRVETAPKESLAGFVRQNVRWARSNWIRLGSYLRHGFPRAAGRFYTFEVSATYLLPIITLATLLGRLPIVAHAAARSSATAGGLFSALVRAAIGLPHDPVVAAAHIASMVAGAFATGAFVGAAVAFGRRPAPRAIACGALAMAVLFATSIYGLLTFWVEPRWADPGSDARAGRPASRPTRGPAAFAEPGRPRDG; from the coding sequence ATGGTCGAGCCGATCTGGTGGGTCCTTCTCCTCATCGGCTTCCTTCCGATCGCCTACCTGTTCACGAACGCGGCGTTCTCGCGCCGGCGGGCGCCCCGCCAGGGCCGGATCCGTGCGAGCCCCGCTCAGATCACGATCTTGGTGCCGGTGCATGCCGAGCCCGCCTCGACGTTCGCCGCGTGTCTCGACTCGCTCGCCGCCCAGGGCAGCCCGGTGGTGGTCGTGGGGGACGGGGTCGACGAGCCGTACCGCAGCCTCGCGCGGGAGCGCGGTGCGGAGTTCGTCGCCGGCGCGGCGTCCGGCAAGAAGGCCGCGCTCGCCCGGGGCCTCGCCCGCGTCACCACGCCGTTCGTGCTGTTCGTGGACGCCGACTCCCAGTTGCCCCCCGGCGCGGCGGTCCGGCTCGCGGGCTACTTCACCGCCGGCGTGGGCGGCGTCGGAGCGAACCTGTTCGTGCGCGACACCGGGGGGGCCGTGGCCTCGGCCGCGGAGTTCGTCGAGCGCGCCCGGGAGGTCGTGCTGCGGGCGATGTCGTCGCGCGGCAGCGTGCCGTACCTGGACGGCGCCTGCGTCATGCACCGAACCGAGCTGATCCGCGATTACCTGTCCTCGGCGGAGTTCCAGGAGCTTCGGGTGCTCGGCCGGCGAACCCGCCTGGGCGACGACTGGCAGCTGACCGACTTCCTGCTGCGCCGGGGCTACCGCACCGTCAAGGCCTACGACGTGCGGGTCGAGACCGCTCCTAAGGAGTCGCTCGCCGGCTTCGTACGGCAGAACGTGCGCTGGGCACGCTCGAACTGGATCCGACTCGGCTCGTATCTGCGACACGGTTTCCCGCGCGCCGCCGGGCGTTTCTACACGTTCGAGGTGAGCGCGACCTACCTGCTGCCGATCATCACGCTCGCGACCCTGCTCGGCCGCCTGCCGATCGTGGCCCACGCGGCGGCGCGCTCGTCGGCGACGGCCGGCGGTCTCTTCTCCGCGCTCGTGCGCGCCGCCATCGGCCTCCCGCACGACCCGGTCGTGGCCGCGGCGCACATCGCGTCGATGGTCGCGGGGGCGTTCGCCACCGGAGCCTTCGTCGGCGCGGCCGTCGCGTTCGGCCGTCGCCCGGCGCCGCGGGCGATCGCGTGCGGGGCACTCGCGATGGCCGTGCTGTTCGCCACGTCGATCTACGGCCTCCTGACGTTCTGGGTCGAACCGAGATGGGCGGACCCCGGGTCCGACGCCCGTGCCGGCCGACCCGCGTCCCGTCCCACGCGGGGTCCGGCCGCCTTCGCCGAGCCCGGGCGGCCCCGCGACGGCTAG
- the rpl18a gene encoding 50S ribosomal protein L18Ae, which yields MPPWVIEGSFNARRGYWQPFRKQVEAADEAAAREWILSEIGSCHHVSRRQIRIDRVAAAG from the coding sequence ATGCCGCCGTGGGTGATCGAGGGCTCGTTCAACGCGCGACGCGGCTACTGGCAGCCGTTCCGCAAGCAGGTCGAGGCGGCGGACGAGGCCGCGGCCCGCGAGTGGATCCTCTCCGAGATCGGCAGCTGCCACCACGTCAGCCGCCGCCAGATCCGGATCGACCGGGTCGCCGCCGCCGGGTGA
- a CDS encoding FAD-dependent oxidoreductase: protein MPAPSPGVLSASADALLPGEPGDPSQPPASALGVDRHVTGLIASLPAAQRAEFDSLFRAFDGTFANLLLTGRLQRFSRLEPRAREAYLGRWSTSRLALKRKGFQALKRLIAWSYFTATGPDGTNPRWSALHYRPPGPVSGLDDPLAGIRPRVPDRDVEEICDVAVIGSGAGGCVVADRAASAGQRVVVIESGPWFASAEYPRTEREGFDRLYLGRGLVTTRDSAIAVLAGVGAGGGTTVNWMTCLSPRAEARAEWAEAGSGGPTDGEFDRALAAVSARLDVSRAESTINPPNDVLRTGSLALGYREGVDWEVIARNAVGCAGRCGFCMFGCRYGARRSALSTYLVAALRHGAAIYCGTRATSIEIEGGRARRVLAEFRAGGVRRAVRVRARAIVVAAGALQTPGILQRSGLRSPGIGQGLRLDPTTAMVGEFSRPMRTWEGPPQTIAVRRFQTADDGAHGPWIEAAPAHPGLAALATPWRDAADYRRLVARLEYVATPIVLVRDVAEGRVGADAEGRPILDYRLGRRDRENLVRGMVETARILAAAGATRLLSLHTPPVEVGDGASPVRPAEVDRFVEAIRSAGVREHSLALFSAHPMGSARVGADPRRSAARPSGAVHGVEGLWIADGSLLPSAPGANPMVSILAWAERVSDHLLAELAGAPALAG, encoded by the coding sequence GTGCCGGCCCCGTCCCCCGGCGTGCTGAGTGCGAGCGCGGACGCGCTGCTCCCCGGCGAGCCGGGCGATCCGAGCCAGCCGCCCGCGAGCGCGCTCGGCGTCGACCGGCACGTCACGGGGCTGATCGCGAGCCTCCCGGCGGCGCAGCGCGCCGAGTTCGACTCGCTGTTTCGCGCGTTCGATGGCACCTTCGCGAACCTCCTGCTGACCGGGCGGCTGCAGCGGTTCTCCCGCTTGGAGCCCCGGGCACGGGAGGCCTACCTCGGACGCTGGTCGACGAGCCGTCTCGCGCTGAAGCGCAAGGGGTTCCAGGCGCTGAAGCGCCTCATCGCCTGGTCGTACTTCACCGCGACCGGGCCGGACGGGACCAACCCGCGCTGGTCCGCGCTGCACTATCGACCCCCCGGACCCGTTTCGGGTCTCGACGACCCCCTCGCGGGAATCCGCCCGCGCGTACCGGACCGGGACGTGGAGGAGATCTGCGACGTCGCCGTCATCGGGTCCGGGGCCGGCGGCTGCGTGGTCGCCGACCGGGCCGCGAGCGCCGGACAGCGCGTCGTGGTGATCGAATCCGGTCCCTGGTTCGCGTCAGCGGAGTACCCGCGCACGGAGCGGGAGGGGTTCGACCGGCTATACCTGGGCCGTGGTCTCGTGACGACCCGCGACAGCGCGATCGCCGTGCTGGCCGGCGTCGGCGCGGGCGGAGGGACCACGGTCAACTGGATGACCTGCCTATCGCCCCGGGCCGAGGCGCGGGCGGAGTGGGCGGAGGCTGGGTCCGGCGGGCCCACCGACGGCGAGTTCGACCGCGCGCTCGCCGCGGTCAGCGCGCGCCTGGACGTGTCGCGCGCCGAGAGCACGATCAATCCGCCGAACGACGTCCTGCGGACGGGCAGCCTCGCGCTCGGCTACCGCGAGGGCGTGGACTGGGAGGTGATCGCCCGCAACGCCGTCGGATGCGCCGGTCGCTGCGGCTTCTGCATGTTCGGCTGCCGCTACGGCGCCCGACGTTCGGCCCTGTCGACCTACCTGGTCGCCGCGCTCCGGCACGGTGCCGCGATCTACTGTGGGACCCGCGCGACCTCGATCGAGATCGAGGGGGGCCGTGCGCGCCGGGTACTCGCCGAGTTCCGAGCGGGGGGCGTCCGCCGCGCGGTTCGCGTGCGGGCGCGCGCGATCGTCGTGGCGGCCGGGGCGCTCCAGACCCCGGGGATCCTCCAGCGCTCGGGCCTGCGCTCGCCCGGGATCGGCCAGGGGCTGCGGCTGGACCCGACGACGGCGATGGTCGGCGAGTTCTCCCGACCGATGCGCACGTGGGAGGGGCCGCCGCAGACGATCGCCGTCCGACGGTTCCAGACGGCGGACGACGGCGCCCACGGCCCGTGGATCGAGGCCGCCCCGGCCCACCCGGGCCTCGCGGCGCTCGCGACCCCCTGGCGCGATGCGGCCGACTACCGACGGCTGGTGGCACGGCTGGAGTACGTGGCGACGCCGATCGTCCTGGTCCGCGATGTGGCCGAAGGACGGGTCGGCGCGGACGCCGAAGGTCGCCCGATCCTGGACTACCGGCTGGGCCGGCGGGATCGCGAGAACCTCGTCCGCGGCATGGTCGAGACCGCCCGCATCCTCGCCGCGGCCGGGGCGACGCGCCTGCTGTCACTCCACACTCCTCCCGTAGAGGTCGGCGACGGTGCGTCGCCCGTCCGACCGGCCGAGGTGGACCGGTTCGTCGAGGCGATCCGGTCCGCGGGCGTGAGGGAGCACTCGCTCGCCCTGTTCTCCGCCCACCCGATGGGCTCGGCCCGGGTCGGCGCGGACCCCCGACGCTCGGCGGCCCGGCCCAGCGGCGCCGTCCACGGGGTCGAGGGACTCTGGATCGCGGACGGCAGCCTGCTGCCGAGCGCGCCGGGGGCGAATCCGATGGTCTCGATCCTGGCGTGGGCCGAGCGGGTCAGCGACCATCTGCTCGCCGAGCTCGCCGGAGCGCCCGCGCTCGCCGGATAG
- a CDS encoding THUMP domain-containing protein, whose protein sequence is MTAQILVRYGELALKSAPVRREFEGALRRNILEQFVVEGITGRLRADHGHLYVEVEDGERAVKVLRRVFGITSVSQVHEVPSDPRAIAERLLALAEPRLPVGRSFAVRARRTGGRHPFTSQELARDLGAAVLERFEDRALRVDLDRPDVELFVEVRGPRTYLSFDRVRGPGGLPLGVAGRLVALVDGPRGALGAYLMMKRGCRVGLVALPDGERLAREVLGRFDPSVEIATSPAEPGAWSQAMATLSERSRAEGVVLPLRVEEYPTAREQWGERVLFSPTVGFTDAEVETRWRSASGLTE, encoded by the coding sequence ATGACGGCGCAGATCCTCGTTCGCTACGGAGAGCTCGCACTGAAGAGCGCGCCGGTCCGCCGCGAGTTCGAGGGAGCGCTGCGCCGCAACATCCTCGAGCAGTTCGTGGTCGAGGGGATCACCGGACGCCTGCGGGCCGACCACGGTCACCTCTACGTCGAGGTGGAGGACGGCGAGCGCGCGGTCAAGGTCCTGCGTCGGGTCTTCGGGATCACCTCCGTGAGCCAGGTCCACGAGGTGCCGAGCGATCCCCGGGCGATCGCCGAGCGCCTGCTCGCGCTCGCCGAGCCTCGCCTTCCGGTCGGCCGATCCTTCGCCGTGCGGGCGCGGCGGACGGGCGGGCGGCACCCGTTCACGAGCCAGGAACTCGCCCGCGACCTCGGCGCCGCGGTCCTCGAGCGGTTTGAGGACCGCGCTCTGAGGGTCGACCTCGACCGACCGGACGTCGAGCTGTTCGTCGAGGTGCGGGGTCCTCGCACCTACCTCTCCTTCGACCGCGTGCGCGGACCGGGCGGACTCCCGCTCGGGGTCGCCGGGCGACTGGTCGCGCTGGTCGACGGGCCACGGGGCGCGCTCGGCGCCTACCTCATGATGAAACGCGGTTGCCGCGTCGGGCTCGTCGCGCTACCGGACGGCGAGCGTCTCGCACGCGAGGTGCTCGGCCGCTTCGACCCGTCGGTCGAGATCGCGACCAGCCCCGCCGAGCCGGGCGCCTGGTCGCAGGCGATGGCGACGCTCTCGGAAAGGTCCCGCGCCGAGGGGGTCGTCCTCCCGCTGCGGGTCGAGGAGTACCCGACCGCCCGGGAGCAGTGGGGCGAGCGCGTGCTGTTCTCGCCGACCGTCGGATTCACGGACGCGGAGGTGGAGACGCGTTGGAGGAGCGCGAGCGGGCTCACCGAGTGA